In one window of Prionailurus bengalensis isolate Pbe53 chromosome B3, Fcat_Pben_1.1_paternal_pri, whole genome shotgun sequence DNA:
- the LOC122467790 gene encoding LOW QUALITY PROTEIN: 60S ribosomal protein L39-like (The sequence of the model RefSeq protein was modified relative to this genomic sequence to represent the inferred CDS: substituted 2 bases at 2 genomic stop codons), whose protein sequence is SSHETFRIKRFLAMKQRXNRPPLQWLXVKTGNKLRYNSKRRHWTRTRLGL, encoded by the coding sequence TCTTCTCATGAGACTTTCAGGATCAAGCGATTCCTGGCCATGAAACAAAGGTAGAATCGGCCCCCTCTCCAGTGGCTTTGAGTGAAAACTGGTAACAAACTCAGGTACAACTCCAAGAGGAGGCACTGGACAAGAACCAGGCTGGGTCTATAA